The genomic window GTCTGATGTTAGTTTTCCAAACAACTTTTGCTAGATAATTGGTGAAATCCAAGCTTAAGATTCTGGTCATTATTCCCACTATACATTCAGTAAAAGAAACCTGAATAGATTCTGCTGCACATAAATTTTATTTCCTTCACTAATTTTCTTGTAGCAGTAACTATTATGCAAGTGATTTAAAACTGTAACTTATTTAGACGCTTGTGACTGGAATTTAATAAATTCTAATACTTTTATACAAATAGCAATCTGTTTTGCCTTGACTATAATATCCACAATAATATTCATTTCATAAAGCCAATCAATTCTGAAGTCCTTAGCAATGCTGGATTGCTTAATGCTTTGTCACGAGGGTTCATAAAACAAACTTCTCTGGattttttatttttgcaaattGTAAAGCAGCTTTAGAATACTTTGTTTATAGCAAATATTTCTACTTAATACCAGGGTTTAAAATGGACACCGATATCAATGACAAAAATTGTGCCAGTGTTGACTGGCAGTAATTCTCCAGCAAATTTCCAAGTCATTCCTCCAGCTACATAACCTTTATCAAAAAGTCAATGTTTCTCCCTTTATCAGATAAATATACACAAATGGTTAATTAGGTAATGTTGACACAAATGTAATTTAGTGGTGTTAAACAATGAGATGTTGTTTACTTATTTCAGAGTGTCACACTGAAAATGAAATTAAAGCAAGAGATCCGATCCGATGCCGAGAATGTGGTTACAGAATAATGTACAAGAAGAGAACAAAACGATGTATCCTTAAGCGTGTGGTATACAATATAATTTTAACAATGTTTAAGTGTTCTGCTCAATTTACAAAGTTAGTGTGTTATTCATGATGATGCAAGCTGAACCTTTATTGTTAGAATCACTTTCGTCCTGCAATAGATTGTACTAACATCTAAACCCAGGAATGTCCAgcatccattcctgcccttgtgactgCCAAGTCTCAGTAATGACCACAATGTTGTAGTTCCACATACTgacccatgctctaagttcatcacccgtATTCCTGATGCTTTTCACGTTAAAATAGACATATTTCAACCCAACTCACTGATTGCTATTTTGCCCTAGCAACTGTGATCCTTTCTCACAGTCTCCCTACATATTACACCAATTGCCCCATCTTCCGACTTGTCACTCTGGTTACCATCTAGACAGGCCTTTCTCAGAAGAGATCCTagtgatccacaaatctgaagccctgccccttaCACCAGTTGCACCAATTGTTCATCCATGCAATCATCTGTCAAATCATTCACTGGAATGTGGCAATCCAGAGATGACCAACCCTAATGTTCTGCTTTGCAGCTTCCTTCTTGGCTCACTATATTACCCCTTCAGGGCCTCATCCTTTTTGCTACCTATGTTattgtatcaatatgtaccacaacttctgactGTTTGCCTTCCCCCTAAAGAATGTTGCAGACCTCATCTGAGATGCCTCTGGCCCTGGAACCTAGGAGGCAAATACCATGTTTTTACTTCTAAAGACTCTCCTGTCTGATCCCTGAATAATTGAAACCCCTATCACCATTGTTCTCCTATTCTTCCCCCATTCCTTCTAAGCTACAGAGCTAGGCTCAGTCCTGGACCTGGTTGCTGTGGCATTTCCCTGGTAGGTTATCCaatccaacagtatccaaagcggtatacttattattgaggggaataggCACAGGGATACTCTTCACTAACTGCCTATAACCTTTCCCTCCTGATGTTCACCCAGCTAACTGTCTCCTCCTACTTGGGGGTGTCTAACACTCTGCAGCTCCTATCAactcttcattctcctgaatgagCCAAAATTCattcagctccagttccctagcaCAGACTGTAAGGAGCTACACctagatgcacttcttgcagatgtAGTAATCAAGGAGATTGGAGTTCTTCCAGATCCCAGACCACTGTCCAGGGATCTATTACTGTTCTAGATCAGCACTAATAAGGGACAAAACTCAACCTAGCCTCTGCCTCTCCTTGCTGAAGCCTTCTTGCTCTAACATTGGCCCACTCCCACAATAGCCGCTCCTTGTAAACCTGACTTTTTATTTGCTCTTGCCAGGTGCCTATTAACCTGAATGAATTCAATCCTCACAGAAAGTCCTGACAGATCCTAGTCGCTTTTTAAATCTGATGTTTTAAATATACCACCCATTTGTCACATTcatcatcacccccccccccccacctgatgCAACCTGCCAGTTTACTTTTTAAATGCTGCCCTCCTCTGTCAATCCATCAGTTTGATCTCCTGTCTCACTACTCCCCTTCTCTTTGTACTGGCCACCTCACATCTCCAGTCAATTGTAATTCAAAACATTGACAATCTTGCCTTGTACGGATGCCgctcgacttgctgagttcctccagcagattgcagtacctcttgtgtttCTCTTGTCTTCTGACCAGAGTTCTGTAGGCCACTTAGCCCAGTGATTTTTGgtccacctttccatcatggctgacccattatccctctcaacccaattctcctgccttcttcctgtaaccttagacactctggctaatcaagaacttaccaatTTCCGCATTAAATAGGCTCAGTGACTTggtctctacagctgtctgtggcagtgaatttcacagattcgccaccctctggctaaataaattgctCCTCTTgtctaaatagacatccctctgttccgaagctgtgccctctggtcctagaccctgaTCTAGGCCTTCCAGCATTCGATAGCTTTCAATAAGATGccctctcattcctctaaacagtaagtacagaccctgagccatgaaacactccttgtatgttaaccctttcatttccggaataatagaacatagaacagtacaccagaggaacaggccctttggcttgttatgccaaaccaattaaattagtaatcaaatggctaactaaattATTAATCACTTCTGCCTACACGAATGCCCGTAACTTACTATTTTTtgacattcatgtgcctatctaaacatcttttaaaagtctctaatgatTCTGCCACTATCACCACCCCAGCACCACACCCAGCTGTGTAAAATAACTTACTCCTCACATCTCCCTGGAAATTACCCCCTCTTGCCTTAAATGCGtggggtattagacatttcaacacttTTGGGGGGAGGGGACAAAGATGTTGGCTGTCTGTATACCTATGCCTCAAAAACTTGTAATCCTTTTAGATTTCCCTTCAGCCTCTGTTGCTCTGGAGAAAATAACCAAATTTTGTCAAACCTcttgaaactgaatctcagggttgtatatggagacatgtatgtactttgataaatttaatTTTGCTTTATCTTTACTTGTAgcccatgccctctaatccaggcaacatcctggtaaacttcttcagcaacctctccaaagtccctctgctCAACACAGTTCAgtatcttgcccttaacagtgtactctgtctttgcatttgacctaccaagttgCAATATTTACATTTGGTGGgcttaagctccatctgccatttttccatccatatctgcaactaatctatatccccttgtattctttgccagtcatccacattatccacaacaccgctaaccttcatatcatcagcaaacttactaactctcccatctacattttcaacaAGGTCATTTATGTACATCACGAACAGcggaggtcccagtacagatccctgcagaacatcactgatGACAGCTAGAATAAGTCCTTTCGACCACTATCCTCCGTTTTCTACGGGCAAGCCATTTCTCAATCCAAACAGCTAATTTACCACGGATCCTTTGCATCTTAGTCTTCTGAATGAGTTTACCATGAGGGACCTTACTAAacaccttattaaaatccatgtagacaatatccacagctgtaccttcatcaatcacctttgtcACTTCGTCAAAACCTTGTAGGTAAAACACAACTTGCTTTGCACAATTATACTGAttttccctaattaggccatagttttacaaatgctcataaattgtatccctaagaattctttcAGTAACTTCCCTatcactgatgtgagactcactggtctatagtttccaagataaatcccttgttcccttcttgaataatggagtaATATTAATTATGCACCAGATCTTTGGGACCTCACCTATGGCTATAGAGCACACAACTGATGAAGTCCCCAGGAATTTCTTCTCTTGCCTCTGTAACCTGAGGTATATCTCATCAGGCCCCGGggtcttatccaccttaatactctttaagagacccaatactacctcctcctttaccttGAAATACTCTAGCATATCAATGCTAGTATGAAGATgcaagtaaacagcatccactgactctcagacTTTTGTCCATACTGCCTGTTGTTTTCAAAAGAtctgttaggcaagatttccccttaaggaaaccatgctgactttggcttattttatcatatgcctccaagtacccgaaACCTCAACCTCAATAATGgagtccaacatctttccaaccactaaaGTTAGCctaagtggcctataatttcctttcttctgcctccctcctttcttaaagagtggagtgacatttgcacttcttttagtcctctggaaccataccagaatctcgtgattcttgaaaggtaatTTACTCAtggctccataatctcttcaactATCACTTTTAGAACTTTgggctgtagtccatctggttctggTGACCTGTCTACCTtctgatctttcagcttcccaaacaccttctccttagtaatagcaactgcactctctTCTGCCCAACTTTCTCAAATTTCTAgcatattgctgatgtcttccatagtgaagatagATGCacactatttattaatttcatccaccatttcttcacCTCTGACtactacctctccaatgtcagttttCAGCGGACTGATAACTATGctcctcttttactctttatatctgAAAGAACAACTGGGTATCCTCTTCCATGTTACACCTAGCTTaccttttgtattttttttttccctttccttatggcttttttagttaccttctgttggtttttaaggctaccacttttttttgtattatatgctctctcttttcctATTATGTTGTAAGTTTTCCCAAATGAAAGTTCAGCTTTACCATATTGGAATTGGATTCTCCACTTGTGGAACATTAGTGACCCTTACAGGTGATGAGTGTTAGAAAAGAAactcattactttttttttaatgatagcttcattATTTATGCTTTTTATTTCCTTAACCTGAATATTCACAGTGGTTGTTTTTGATGCCCGATGAACTTTTTCTCCAAAGCATTTACTGCTAATTCTTGTTTCTTTCAAAATCTAACTTCTAAATTTCAGGAGAGAAGCCTTTTTAGTTTACTACGTTAGAattaaacatttattgtatttcttgaaTGTTTCAAATTGTACGGTATAAAAGTGATGTTGGAACAATCACTGAATAATCAACTACACTGTACTTTTCCATTCAAGattaaagattaattttatttgtccCATGTACATAAAAACagatagtgaaatgtgtcatttgttttAACAACCAACATAGTCCATAGAGTTGCTGAGGACAGCCTGCAAGTATTGTCACACTTCAGGCACCAACATACATggcatacccacaacttactgaccctaactcctatgtcttttggatgtgggaggaaacccatgcagtcgtaGCCGGGACAAGAAATGAACACTGATCTTAAAGCTGCTGCTAACAGCTATGCTTCCATGCCACCCTTAAGTATTTCAACATAAAAATATTGCCCTTGTGTTTAATCTGAACAATGTGCTGATGGAAATATGTATAACCTTACTACACACTACCAGGATAAGTTCAAGTCTGACTGAGCAGCTCCAGTTGGCAACCATGAGGTGAAAAGCTGCAACAATGTCCTCCATGACGCTGTCACTGTGTGGCCTGACCACTGTCACCCAGTATGGGAGCAACCTTGCTTAAACTAATCCATGCTGGCCAAGGTGAACAGTCCTAAAAGCAATAGATCAGGTCAATGCTCTACAGTCCTGTTCTATCCAATCACCAATAATGGTTGGCAAATGCATAACTAATTactatcatcaaggatccccaccatccaggtactgcactcttctcactactatcatcaggtAGGAATTAGAAGAATCTTCGGTCCCTCATcagaagattcaggaacagcaactgccctacaaccatcgggctcctgaatcagcatgaATAACCACAgtcttatttttctttcatcgctattcttctgcctcctccccatCGTACTTTACTCCCTTACCAACCAAAAACCTTGTTGATATCTgcccacagattcactgccctttgGTTGAATCACCATCCTCAGATCACTTTTAAAGgtacatccctttattctgaggctgtgtccttaaATTCTAGGCTCTCCTaatagattcaagattatttaaagtCATTTCCAGttcataagtgtaaaggagaatgattAATTGTAACTCTGGATTTGATGCAGTAGGAAAAAAataacataaagaacacaatcataaaaaaaaataataaacatgtAAGATAACTTATATACAATCAATCTGTATTTCCATAAAGTGCTGCTAGGCAAAGGAGTTTATGTGCATAAGGTAAATGACAGGAAATATAGTTGCTGGTATGATGTAAAACTTCTCCAGATCCACTATACCTGGCTGTTCAAGTTTGTCATTCAGCCATTCACATTTATAgagctaaatgaaacatcattcctccagggccaaagGACATATGATTCAGCACAACAGTCACAAAATAACATCATCACAAGCCCTTGAGTGGCATGGACTGGAGACTGATGGTACATGGGAAGTTGTCCTGCAGGTGTGTTTCTTCAAGAAAAACAACACAGCAATTCCTCATCTCCTGCTGGGTCAGCTGCAAACAAAGGCAAATCTACTTGTCTAATGCTGGATCAGCCACAGACGAAGGCAAATCACAaatgagaacatctgcagatgctggaaatcaaagtattacacacaaaatgctgtgtgcattacacagcttGTCTCAAGCTGGGTCAGCTGCAGATGAAGGCAATCCAACTTGCCTTCCACTGGAGATCAGTTCTAAAGGGAGAGCCGGCCTGCAGCAGATAGCCCCCTACACAACATCGACTCCAACACGCCCACCCTGCCTCTGTTCTCTCCAAACCGCCTCCTCCCCTCGTGGCTGTAAAAGGTGAAACTGTAGCACAGGGGCCTGGTCTGTGCAGCAACCGAGTCGACACAGCTCTCCACCGCCAGTCTCACCAAAGAACTGGATTTGTAGTATTATCAATGCCCAACAGTGTCCTGTGATTATAAGAACATTTaagacagacatttacaccatttGTTGGAAGTGAAGAAGCCACAATTTCAATGAGCCCTCCCCTTATCCTTCTGTATCAATTACATTCCCAGAGATGTAaacgctcctcataggttaagcctttcattcctggaaccattctcataaacctcaagaccctctccagggtcagtaCCAGTTTCCTTAGATACAGGACCCAAAACTTCTGACGATATTCCAAATaggatctgaccaatgccttaaaaaagcctcagcattacatcctgacttttatgttccagtcctctccaaataaatgctaacatgtacttgccttccttacaactgactcaacctgcaactgAACCTAAAATGAATCCTGAactaggattcccaagtccctttgtacctccaatttatgaatatttttttcccatttagaaaatagcctacatCTTATTCttgctgccaaagtgcatgatcccACACTTCCTTATTCCATCTACCCACCTCCCAATCTGCCCGTCTTTCTGCAGACCTTCTGACTCCATGGCACAACCTATCCCTCacctattgtctgcaaacttggccataacgCCATCAGTCCCTTATCCAGATTACTACAGTAACATATAAAGAGAAATTGGTGGAAATCTGCGAGTCACTCGTAACCATTTTGAAACTTTGCGGCATTCTTCAATGAATTTCTTTTTTGGATAacatgcttttttaaaaactttgtgACCTTAAAAGCAAAGCCAGAATGAACTCCTCTGTAAGTTCAGATAAATCGATCACTCAATGAACAGTATAAAATCAACCTGAAAATATAGTGACACCAAAAATTCTTCAACCATGTAATACACAATGCTGCTTTTGGTTTTTGTCAATGTATGCCAAAATTGCAGCTTTCAATGATTTCTGAGATTCTTGGGTGAAGATGACTACACAACATTTCCCCAACTTTGATGAGTGAGACATTAACTTTAttatactataagttacaaataaATAAGAGTAATGCCATCATTCAACCCTCTTGACCATGAGGATGAGAAAACATCTCCATCTGTACTAAAAACTTTAATCATCTTGCATAGGCTTtgattctaccaaaatgcatgctGTAATTTATCTATTCTGCATTTTTACTCCATTTCTgttctttaacctctaacttttttTGATATACAATGGATTCAAGTTAATTTAGCCAACGGTTAATCAGGCAGCTGCTCATTTGTGACCACTCTTAGAAAAACATActaacaaaaacaaattgagaaaacccttcatttatttgggagacTGCAGTTTAATTGGGGCAGGTTATGTTTTgtatgttatgttatgttatgttgCTGAACCTGTACTAACAAGTGTCAGTTGTATGCATGTTGTGTGACTATTTGACACGACactgcttagagggaacagttttCAAATAGCATCActcatgtgtttgtgttcaaaaatcagtgatttttgtcactgatagttggcgattAATAAAGgcaattcaaaactgttttgccTGTgccgtttcaagcattcaggctcagAGATGCCAGGAACAAAAGCAAAATGATTTCACTGCTTTAACAAGTTacgaactatgaagaatttggaggtgttgacaatcatcttgactgctacaattaaaatgaagatttggagaatgcaatcattgaaagcttTGTTTGAAGGTGGCCCGCTATCTGTACCAGGTCTCTGCataaattttgttcatttacatccAATTAAAAGAATATCTCAGTGAACATGAacactgaattcctccatcaataactattaagaattattacacagttttatagtactgtagtagtttttGTAGTGttctactttattctgtatttcatttaaatacataatttgttactcagttaattggtagtttgtctttttttaaaaaacctttttaactatttccatgaatcttcagctaattggggcagccagtTAATTGTCCCAAATTGTACcagtcccgatgtgtcccaattaatcggaaaccattgtatttatttattctttataattgttgaatgccaTTTTATCATGCATGTTGCACTCTGAATAACGTGActacaaattcctaatacatgtgaaTGTAGATAGTGAATAAAGTTGCTCTTTGATATCTAGCTAGATCATTTTCCACAAGGTCCACCAGAATTTCCCATTCTGTTAAGCTCTAAGTATCATCCTTTGAACAGCACACTTTTTTGCGTGTGGTTCACGCAATCTCATCTATACTCTGAACCTCATTGCCTGTGTAGTATGTacattcttttatttttcatgtgAAATGTACAAACTAACTAGGTGGCAGGAACTTCAACAACTGCATATATTCATATGTATCCAATCAACTCTGAAAGCTATCACAGAGTCTTGCATTCAAAAACCCAGGCGGCTGATACAGTATTTAagagtgttatgttttgtaactccaaaacaaatGAGACAagatttgaaagagtacagatatTGGAGAGCTGTAGGGCAAGAGGAGATTGCAAAGGTAGTACAGGGTGACACTGCGGAGGGATTTGAAAGGAATACTACTACTTTTGAGACTATTGTTTTGGGAGGGACAAAGTCGACATAAATTTTGGTTGACCACAATTTTATCTCCGTTGGAGAAAATGAGGCTGAGTATTGAAAAAGTGAAGTGCAGGAGTGATTTGAGTGACCATTTTGGATGTATCATATTGACCCAGCTGAAAGGTATACACATTCTTGGTGCTGGCATTCTAGGAACAGGGTTGCAAAAGGTTTCAGCCAGAGGTAAGAGGTAATATTGGATTAAATCTCTGCCCGAAAGAAAATAACACACATCGCTGAAACAATCAATGTTCGGAGTATTGGATGTACTTTCACGTAGCAGAAATGCTACATTTCTGAGTTTCAAATTTCGCGCCGGTGACGTACTGAGATTCTCTCCGTTTCCGCCGCGTAGGTTTCTGGGTAGAAAGGAATTAAGAGACTTTGGATTTTCTTTTGGGAGATCTCGTTGTGTGAATGTGCAGGTACAAACTTTTAGATAGTTGTCCATTAACTTACGTACTGTAGGTATATCCTGAAGAAAGACGCGTactttaaattaaaaataataacttGTTCATTTCCATCGGCGCTGAGCTTTGCGTTTCCATGGAAACGCGCCACGCAGAGTAAcgcttttattttctcttttaaaaATTTCGGCTTGTTTTTGATTACTGGAAGACAGATCATGAAAGAGTGTCGGAAATTAAACTACAAACTTTAAAGTATGGGAATTGCTGTTTCAAAAAGTCACAAATTACGATGTTTACAAAATGGCAGCTAAAAAAATCTGCGCCTAATACACGCATGGCGTACTAAAACGATTTACAATATAGAATAATTCCAGCATAGGAGTTCCCAGTCAGCACGTTGAATTTGCGCTGTTTTAATTGGAAAAAGTAGACCGGTTAAAATAGGAAAACCCATACGGTATCTCTATCTCGCGTCTTTCGATGTAGTAAGGTCGGGACTAATCAGTTATGTTATCACCACATCTGTATTAAACCCATAACGCTTTATTCACTTAATGTAAAAATCTATTGGTCTTTGTCTTAAATATTCTGTCAAGCTTTGATATATGTTCTAAACACTGTcagttacttttttattatttaggTATTTCATTCCCTTCAGCTATTATGTAAACGTCGATTGATCTCTGTCAAATTAAACTTATTTATTCTGTCAATCTTTGATATATGTTCTAAGCACTATTATTTTGGAATATATCTCATTCCCTTTTGAAAGCTAAAATTGAGTCTGTTTTCAGGTCAAACTGAATTCCTGATCATCGGTGTACATTGCAGGTAAAGCTTCTCTTTATGTCCATTGTTTTTTGCTAATCACCTTAAACATGTGTCCTTCAGCTCTCGGTTTTTCTTCCGTTATTTACTGTATTCAAACACTTCATGATGTCCTATTTGTTACTCTCTCTGTCATATCTCTTTACTAGGAC from Hypanus sabinus isolate sHypSab1 chromosome 1, sHypSab1.hap1, whole genome shotgun sequence includes these protein-coding regions:
- the polr2k gene encoding DNA-directed RNA polymerases I, II, and III subunit RPABC4, translating into MKMDIQKDLQPPKQQPMVYICGECHTENEIKARDPIRCRECGYRIMYKKRTKRLVVFDAR